A genomic segment from Bacteroidia bacterium encodes:
- a CDS encoding NAD(P)/FAD-dependent oxidoreductase, which yields MLQHKYYDIIVLGAGSAGLSVSGFMGKAGFKTLLVDLEEKDIGGECLNYGCIPSKAFIQVSRMIHASRQLSEFGYTTTGKTDIEKVLKYVRERQEIIRKRENSLYLQKEMNVDVVLGNPEFRSENEVTINGDVYNGKQIVIATGSSPRKLDVKGWEQTDYYNNENIFNIKYLPDHLLVMGAGNNGVEMAQAFQRLGSKVTVVQDKERILPEDDPKIVAVLKQKMEEEGVKFFTGMTAKSFPDKNTLVIESQHGRTQKVHFDAIYFAIGREVDVSSLKPEKAGIETKDNKLVLDEYLQTTNKNVFACGDVVVSLKFSHGAEFHARLVLNNFFSPIRNKLDYKHFSWCTFTDPEVAVFGYSEQQLKEEGIKYEKLEMDFNEDDRAVIGDYQYGRLMLLITEGNFFGRNKKILGGSMVAPEAGEMIQELILANSTGIQLQELFDKIYPYPVRARVNQGIIRKQFEDKLTPLLKRFLRLSYQIKS from the coding sequence ATGCTTCAACATAAATATTATGATATTATAGTGCTGGGAGCTGGTTCTGCCGGCCTCAGCGTAAGCGGCTTTATGGGAAAGGCCGGTTTTAAAACTCTTCTTGTAGACCTTGAGGAAAAGGATATTGGAGGTGAATGCCTCAATTACGGCTGCATTCCCAGCAAAGCATTTATCCAGGTTTCACGGATGATCCATGCTTCCAGGCAGTTGAGCGAATTTGGATATACAACAACCGGAAAAACGGATATTGAGAAAGTGCTGAAATACGTCCGGGAACGGCAGGAAATCATAAGAAAGCGGGAAAACAGCCTGTACCTGCAAAAGGAAATGAACGTGGATGTGGTGCTGGGGAATCCTGAATTCCGCTCAGAAAATGAAGTGACAATAAACGGAGACGTTTACAATGGCAAGCAGATCGTAATTGCCACAGGTTCCAGTCCTCGAAAATTGGACGTGAAAGGGTGGGAGCAAACTGATTATTATAACAACGAAAATATTTTTAATATTAAATATCTGCCAGACCATTTGCTGGTAATGGGTGCGGGCAACAATGGAGTGGAAATGGCCCAGGCTTTCCAACGGCTGGGAAGCAAAGTCACAGTGGTGCAGGATAAGGAGCGTATACTTCCGGAAGATGATCCGAAGATCGTGGCGGTGCTGAAGCAAAAAATGGAGGAAGAAGGAGTTAAGTTTTTTACCGGAATGACGGCAAAATCATTTCCGGATAAAAATACACTGGTCATTGAATCGCAACATGGCCGCACCCAAAAGGTACATTTTGATGCCATATATTTCGCCATTGGCCGCGAGGTGGACGTTAGTTCGCTGAAACCCGAAAAGGCAGGAATTGAAACAAAAGACAATAAACTAGTGCTGGATGAATACCTGCAAACCACCAATAAAAATGTCTTTGCCTGCGGAGACGTGGTGGTTTCACTGAAATTCAGCCATGGGGCAGAATTTCATGCCCGCCTGGTGCTCAATAACTTTTTCAGCCCCATAAGGAACAAGCTCGATTATAAGCATTTTTCATGGTGTACATTCACTGATCCGGAGGTGGCCGTCTTTGGTTATTCTGAGCAGCAATTAAAGGAGGAAGGTATAAAGTATGAAAAGCTGGAAATGGACTTCAATGAAGATGACCGCGCTGTAATTGGCGATTATCAATACGGCCGCCTGATGTTGCTGATCACGGAGGGAAATTTCTTTGGCCGGAACAAGAAAATTTTAGGTGGAAGCATGGTGGCGCCTGAAGCCGGAGAAATGATCCAGGAACTTATCCTTGCCAATTCTACCGGAATTCAGCTACAGGAACTGTTTGACAAGATCTATCCTTATCCGGTGCGCGCCCGCGTCAATCAGGGCATTATCCGGAAGCAGTTTGAGGATAAGCTGACACCGCTGCTCAAGAGATTCCTTCGTCTCAGCTATCAAATCAAATCCTGA
- a CDS encoding SCO family protein yields the protein MRIWRKLIAVWCVLPGLMYGCGDSSSKKQLPYLGNPSTAESGEEGHPKIPEFQFVNQDGNTVSPSTFEDKIYVADFFFTSCPTICPKMKKEMLRVYEEFEDEDEVALLSHTIDPVTDDVQQLHEFAEKLGVKSSKWHFVTGSRDELHGIADHYLASAMEDADAPGGFLHSGTFVLIDKQKHIRGAYDGTDPSSVDVLMADMKILLDE from the coding sequence ATGAGGATATGGAGGAAATTGATCGCGGTATGGTGTGTACTGCCCGGCTTGATGTATGGTTGCGGAGATTCGTCATCGAAAAAGCAATTGCCTTACCTGGGAAATCCGTCAACGGCTGAATCCGGGGAGGAGGGCCACCCGAAAATTCCGGAATTCCAGTTTGTGAATCAGGATGGAAATACTGTTTCACCTTCAACTTTTGAGGACAAAATATATGTGGCGGATTTCTTTTTCACTTCCTGCCCTACCATTTGTCCGAAAATGAAGAAGGAGATGTTGCGGGTATATGAGGAATTTGAGGATGAGGATGAGGTAGCCCTGCTCTCCCACACCATTGACCCGGTTACGGATGATGTGCAGCAATTGCATGAATTTGCCGAAAAATTAGGAGTGAAAAGCAGCAAGTGGCATTTCGTGACGGGCAGCCGCGATGAGCTTCATGGAATTGCAGATCACTACCTGGCCAGCGCTATGGAAGATGCAGATGCTCCGGGCGGCTTCCTGCACAGCGGAACGTTTGTGCTGATTGATAAGCAGAAGCATATTCGCGGAGCCTATGATGGTACAGATCCTTCATCCGTGGATGTGCTGATGGCTGATATGAAAATATTACTGGATGAATAA
- a CDS encoding (2Fe-2S) ferredoxin domain-containing protein yields MSNIIMPPRHLLLICNGSKCLKKCGKDIAKLAKRFVKKEIDKRDLRVVRTHCMGQCDFAPVVCLQPEQRWLQNTSEEEVLDILKEFK; encoded by the coding sequence ATGTCAAATATCATCATGCCGCCCCGCCACCTGCTGCTGATCTGCAATGGAAGCAAGTGCCTGAAAAAGTGTGGAAAGGATATAGCTAAATTGGCTAAAAGGTTCGTAAAGAAGGAGATTGACAAACGCGATTTGCGCGTGGTAAGAACGCATTGCATGGGCCAATGCGATTTTGCGCCCGTGGTATGTCTGCAACCGGAACAGCGGTGGCTTCAAAACACCTCAGAAGAGGAGGTGCTGGATATACTAAAGGAATTCAAATAA
- a CDS encoding pyridoxine 5'-phosphate synthase — protein sequence MTRLSVNINKVALLRNSRGGNNPDLIQVAKDCERFGAQGITVHPRPDERHVRYSDLAPLKAVVSTEFNVEGYPSQKFMDTVLEVKPHQVTLVPDKPQQLTSDHGWDTLDEADFLREIVGELKRAGIRVSLFIDPALSMIEAAAKTDADRIELYTEGYAANYTQNAEKALAPYIKAAELAHELGLGVNAGHDLNLENLAYLKQHLPHVDEVSIGHALISDALYFGLENVIPMYLRKLE from the coding sequence ATGACAAGGCTGAGCGTGAACATAAATAAAGTGGCACTGCTGCGGAATTCGAGAGGTGGCAATAATCCTGACCTGATCCAGGTAGCAAAAGACTGCGAGCGATTTGGAGCACAGGGAATAACCGTGCATCCGCGGCCTGATGAGCGGCATGTCCGCTATTCTGACCTTGCTCCGCTGAAAGCCGTGGTATCTACCGAATTCAATGTAGAGGGCTATCCCAGCCAGAAATTCATGGATACCGTGCTGGAGGTAAAGCCGCATCAGGTAACGCTGGTCCCTGACAAGCCGCAGCAACTAACTTCTGACCACGGATGGGACACACTTGACGAGGCTGACTTTCTGAGAGAGATAGTGGGCGAATTGAAAAGAGCAGGGATCCGGGTTTCACTTTTTATTGATCCTGCTCTCAGCATGATAGAGGCGGCCGCCAAAACGGATGCTGACCGCATTGAACTTTATACAGAAGGTTATGCCGCTAATTATACCCAAAATGCAGAAAAAGCTTTAGCTCCCTACATTAAGGCCGCAGAACTTGCCCATGAGCTTGGTCTGGGAGTTAATGCAGGGCATGATCTGAATCTGGAGAACCTTGCCTACCTGAAACAACATTTGCCTCACGTTGATGAGGTGTCCATCGGTCATGCCCTCATATCGGACGCGCTCTATTTCGGCCTCGAAAACGTAATTCCAATGTATCTTCGGAAGCTTGAATAG
- a CDS encoding T9SS type A sorting domain-containing protein, producing MKYILLVFLWLWPVVLLAQSSEDDQVSAAVFSPTDGQLYPGEAGLEHEVRQYLFNHFPQLNFNNASLTTVSVEHSPVGSHFHFQQQLMGLPVYGAYIKVNVSNDHKILSLFPSVPTYSLNIKNLNTEIIFEELNFNGWEILEKEEVVWLNNGQPERAMRYRIFRGQEGEMVERIFGATSNLLHEENLVAYFGRKDSLRKVLALVFLPDPLSTAHTVYGAPYVDANDANVPELNAQRKLVPMNLVMENKPYRLGSESVEFREMSPPFNAQPFFKGTTLFYERGDSLFEEVNVLYHLMQFREHINLLGYDSLFNRSIAVDARAYNGADQSSFIGIQNDPRLYFGTGGVDDAEDADVIIHEFSHALSEYASPGTRSGAERETIEEALCDYFACSYSRNLEEYRWERLFNWDGHNEFWDGRFCTSQRQYPIDLAGNSYTDAEILVAALMNIWADIGRDKADALMLASLYSLARDMKMSDFAKLYLQSDSLLFNKKYNGSLKLHFVNQGLMEWPVGIEAPRDLSRVKLQSGDFSAGGNTIYLSALNNEDFTLELLRINGQVLAQTRTGRAEEFSWNVPPVAPGVYLIRISSASGQRVEKVVCY from the coding sequence ATGAAATATATTTTACTTGTTTTTCTATGGCTCTGGCCTGTCGTATTATTAGCGCAATCCTCAGAGGACGACCAGGTTTCTGCAGCGGTCTTTTCGCCCACGGATGGCCAGCTCTACCCAGGAGAGGCCGGACTGGAACATGAGGTAAGGCAGTATTTATTCAATCATTTTCCACAATTAAACTTTAATAATGCTTCACTGACTACGGTTTCTGTGGAGCATTCTCCTGTAGGCAGCCATTTCCATTTTCAGCAGCAGTTGATGGGATTGCCGGTATATGGCGCGTATATCAAAGTAAATGTTAGCAACGATCATAAAATACTTTCACTTTTTCCTTCTGTTCCTACGTATTCATTAAATATTAAAAATTTAAATACAGAGATAATATTTGAAGAATTGAATTTTAATGGCTGGGAAATACTGGAAAAGGAAGAAGTAGTTTGGTTGAATAACGGACAACCTGAGCGAGCTATGCGTTACCGGATATTCCGGGGGCAGGAAGGGGAGATGGTGGAGCGGATATTTGGTGCAACTTCAAATCTTTTGCATGAGGAAAACCTTGTAGCATATTTTGGCCGTAAAGACAGCCTGAGAAAAGTGCTGGCGCTGGTTTTCCTGCCCGATCCGCTTAGCACGGCCCACACAGTGTACGGTGCTCCTTACGTGGACGCCAATGACGCAAACGTGCCGGAACTGAATGCACAGCGCAAGCTCGTACCGATGAACCTGGTTATGGAGAATAAACCTTACCGGCTCGGCAGTGAATCAGTAGAATTCAGGGAAATGTCGCCTCCGTTTAATGCTCAGCCATTCTTTAAAGGAACTACTCTTTTTTATGAAAGAGGCGATTCGTTGTTTGAAGAAGTCAATGTGCTATACCATCTCATGCAATTCCGGGAGCATATCAATTTGCTAGGATATGATTCGCTTTTCAACCGCTCAATTGCTGTAGATGCCCGTGCTTATAATGGCGCTGACCAATCCTCCTTTATTGGAATACAGAATGATCCGCGGCTCTATTTCGGAACTGGCGGGGTGGATGATGCCGAAGATGCAGATGTTATCATCCATGAATTCAGCCATGCGCTCTCAGAATATGCTTCGCCCGGCACCCGCAGTGGCGCAGAGCGGGAAACGATTGAGGAAGCATTGTGCGATTATTTTGCCTGCTCATATTCCCGCAATCTTGAAGAATACCGGTGGGAGCGGCTCTTTAACTGGGATGGTCACAACGAATTTTGGGACGGCCGGTTTTGCACTTCTCAGCGCCAGTACCCGATAGACTTGGCAGGAAACAGCTACACGGATGCGGAAATATTGGTAGCTGCATTAATGAATATCTGGGCCGACATTGGCCGTGATAAGGCTGATGCCCTGATGCTGGCAAGTCTTTACAGTTTAGCCCGTGACATGAAGATGAGTGATTTTGCGAAACTCTACCTGCAAAGCGATAGCCTGTTATTTAATAAAAAATATAACGGCAGCCTTAAATTGCATTTTGTAAACCAGGGATTAATGGAATGGCCCGTAGGCATTGAAGCACCGCGGGATTTAAGCCGCGTGAAATTGCAATCCGGTGATTTTTCCGCAGGTGGAAATACCATTTATTTAAGTGCTTTAAATAATGAAGATTTTACACTTGAATTATTACGAATTAACGGGCAGGTTCTTGCGCAGACCAGAACCGGCCGGGCAGAAGAATTTTCATGGAACGTACCGCCTGTTGCTCCCGGAGTTTACCTCATTCGGATATCTTCGGCCTCCGGTCAGAGAGTAGAGAAAGTAGTATGTTATTAA
- a CDS encoding VOC family protein, whose product MAIKINPYLGFDGNTREAMNFYKTCCGGELTLQTIAETPLAAQCPAGMQNDIIHSMLKNGDLVLMATDMKSPAGFSSGTDMSIAISSDDEEEIRTLFAKLKEGGEVIDELKSSFWGTLFGVVKDKFGKVWMLDGGKG is encoded by the coding sequence ATGGCAATTAAAATTAACCCATACCTGGGATTTGACGGAAATACACGCGAAGCCATGAACTTTTATAAGACATGCTGTGGCGGAGAATTAACATTGCAAACCATTGCAGAAACGCCCCTGGCTGCTCAGTGTCCGGCAGGCATGCAGAATGATATTATCCATTCTATGCTGAAAAACGGAGATCTTGTTTTAATGGCAACCGACATGAAAAGTCCTGCGGGATTTAGCTCCGGTACGGATATGTCCATCGCCATTAGTTCAGATGATGAAGAGGAGATACGAACGCTCTTTGCAAAATTAAAAGAAGGCGGTGAAGTGATTGATGAATTGAAAAGTTCCTTTTGGGGGACTCTATTCGGAGTGGTCAAAGACAAATTCGGTAAGGTTTGGATGCTGGATGGAGGGAAAGGATAA
- a CDS encoding TIGR04283 family arsenosugar biosynthesis glycosyltransferase — MKISVIIPTFKEEGVGNLISFLKSNAEPGTICEIIVSDGGSPDQTAALAHNAGATVISSPEKGRAAQMNFGASHAVGDILYFLHADSYPPEGFATEMLSSVKAGFDAGSYRLRLDDDHWFLRLNCWFTRFNVNAFRFGDQSLFVTRHLFSTCNGFKNLIFMEDQEIISRLKKQGRFRVLPRAVTTSARKYRDNGIFRLQAIYFLIWFMYKAGASQQQILKRYRLLIRQDKL; from the coding sequence ATGAAAATAAGTGTAATTATTCCAACCTTTAAAGAAGAGGGCGTGGGGAATCTTATCTCTTTTTTAAAATCGAACGCGGAACCCGGAACCATCTGTGAGATCATTGTGAGTGATGGCGGAAGTCCTGACCAAACCGCAGCCTTAGCGCACAATGCGGGTGCTACGGTGATCTCATCGCCAGAAAAAGGCCGGGCTGCACAGATGAATTTTGGAGCCTCCCATGCCGTGGGCGACATCCTGTACTTTCTCCATGCAGACTCTTATCCGCCTGAAGGTTTTGCAACTGAGATGTTATCTTCAGTAAAAGCCGGTTTTGATGCCGGCTCCTACCGTTTACGCTTAGATGATGATCATTGGTTTCTGCGGCTCAACTGCTGGTTTACGCGCTTCAATGTAAATGCATTCCGTTTTGGTGATCAAAGCCTGTTTGTAACCCGTCATCTTTTTTCAACGTGCAATGGTTTTAAAAACCTGATCTTTATGGAGGATCAGGAAATTATCAGCAGGTTGAAAAAGCAGGGGCGTTTCCGGGTATTGCCGCGGGCAGTGACTACTTCTGCCCGGAAATATCGTGATAACGGAATTTTCAGGCTGCAGGCCATTTACTTCCTGATCTGGTTCATGTATAAGGCCGGAGCATCCCAGCAACAGATCCTCAAGCGCTACCGGTTGCTGATACGGCAGGATAAGCTATAG
- a CDS encoding VOC family protein, protein MASQIFVNLPVKDLGKSREFFSKLGFSFNEQFSNEKAACLILGENLYSMLLTEPFFKSFTKKEIGDAKKAMEVLIGIDAKSRAEVDDIVKKAVAAGGSIYLEPQDHGWMYSHSFADLDGHQWEIIFMDESQLAQQ, encoded by the coding sequence ATGGCCAGTCAGATTTTTGTAAACCTGCCGGTAAAAGACCTCGGCAAATCCAGGGAGTTCTTTAGCAAGCTCGGATTCTCCTTCAATGAGCAATTCTCAAATGAAAAAGCCGCTTGCCTTATTTTGGGAGAAAACCTTTATTCGATGCTGCTCACTGAGCCCTTCTTTAAATCCTTTACAAAAAAAGAGATAGGAGATGCAAAAAAAGCTATGGAGGTATTAATTGGAATTGATGCTAAAAGCCGGGCAGAAGTAGATGATATAGTAAAAAAAGCCGTAGCGGCCGGAGGTTCTATCTATCTGGAGCCGCAGGATCATGGGTGGATGTACAGCCACAGTTTTGCCGATCTGGATGGCCACCAGTGGGAAATAATATTCATGGATGAAAGTCAACTTGCTCAACAATAA
- a CDS encoding DEAD/DEAH box helicase: MQKFRDLGLSEATIAALERKGFEEPTPIQQKAIPLLMSGTADIVGQAQTGTGKTAAFGLPIIEKAEEKSKHIQALILTPTRELAIQVADEINSYKGGKKLSIVPIYGGQSMSLQLERLRRGVDVVTGTPGRIIDHLQRRTLDLSKVKFVVLDEADEMLNMGFIDDVDLILQKTGKDRRTLLFSATMPSRILDLAKKHMGKYELISVKKEQLTTPLTDQIYFEVKNHDKFDALCRIIDVEKEFYGLVFCRTKVDCDKVAQKLDERGYGAATIHGDISQPQREKILNKFRQRKMHILVATDVAARGIDIVDLTHVINYSLPEDPESYVHRIGRTGRAGKAGTAITFITPSEFRRLAFIKKAANADIRKGTLPGHREVVETRMKRIHQEVGEIISGKQFSDYNDLAAMLLKDHSPEETVAALLKHTFQVALNPGQPDALNQGSSPKVDMAGKTRLFVAMGKKDKLTVQTLAEFISTETGIDMSKIGQVEVYDTFSFINAPFEEAEKILEVFTKKYGKKTPLVERARAEKKEKGEKSFRKKTEGKTRGFRADKKKAAPLERTGKRKRKKIR, translated from the coding sequence TTGCAAAAATTCAGAGATTTAGGACTTTCCGAAGCCACCATTGCCGCCCTTGAGCGCAAAGGCTTTGAAGAACCCACACCCATCCAGCAAAAGGCCATTCCGCTGCTGATGTCGGGAACTGCTGACATAGTAGGCCAGGCGCAAACAGGCACCGGCAAAACGGCAGCGTTCGGACTTCCCATTATTGAAAAGGCCGAAGAAAAATCAAAGCACATACAGGCGCTGATATTAACTCCCACTCGCGAATTGGCTATTCAGGTTGCGGATGAAATAAACAGTTATAAAGGCGGTAAAAAGCTGTCAATCGTCCCGATTTATGGCGGCCAGTCTATGTCGCTCCAACTGGAACGGCTGAGGCGCGGAGTAGACGTGGTGACCGGAACTCCGGGCCGCATCATTGACCATTTGCAACGAAGGACGCTGGACCTTTCCAAAGTCAAATTCGTGGTGCTGGATGAAGCCGATGAAATGCTGAATATGGGCTTTATAGACGATGTGGACCTCATCCTCCAAAAGACTGGTAAAGACAGGAGAACACTCCTGTTTTCGGCTACCATGCCTTCCCGGATCCTGGACCTGGCGAAGAAACACATGGGCAAATACGAACTGATCTCTGTAAAGAAAGAGCAGCTCACAACTCCACTCACCGATCAAATTTATTTTGAAGTAAAAAACCACGATAAATTCGATGCGCTCTGCCGAATCATTGATGTAGAAAAGGAATTTTATGGACTCGTATTTTGCCGCACCAAAGTAGATTGTGACAAAGTAGCCCAAAAGCTGGATGAAAGAGGATATGGTGCCGCCACTATTCACGGAGATATTTCGCAGCCGCAACGCGAAAAAATCCTGAACAAGTTTCGCCAGCGTAAAATGCATATCCTGGTAGCTACAGATGTAGCCGCACGGGGAATTGATATTGTTGACCTTACGCACGTAATCAACTACAGCTTGCCGGAAGATCCTGAGTCCTATGTTCACCGCATTGGGCGGACAGGCAGGGCGGGAAAAGCAGGCACGGCCATTACCTTTATTACGCCTTCAGAATTCAGACGCCTTGCGTTTATTAAAAAAGCGGCCAATGCAGACATCAGGAAAGGTACGCTGCCGGGCCACCGCGAAGTCGTGGAAACCCGCATGAAACGCATCCACCAGGAAGTAGGTGAGATCATCTCAGGAAAGCAATTCAGCGATTACAATGACCTCGCGGCAATGTTGCTGAAAGACCATAGCCCGGAGGAAACCGTGGCCGCGTTGCTGAAACATACCTTCCAGGTGGCGCTGAATCCAGGCCAGCCGGATGCCCTGAACCAGGGAAGCTCTCCCAAAGTGGACATGGCGGGCAAAACGCGTCTGTTCGTGGCAATGGGCAAAAAAGATAAACTCACAGTGCAAACCCTGGCAGAATTCATCAGCACTGAAACCGGCATTGACATGTCCAAAATCGGCCAGGTAGAAGTTTATGACACTTTCTCTTTTATAAATGCTCCATTCGAAGAGGCCGAGAAAATCCTTGAAGTTTTTACCAAAAAGTATGGAAAGAAAACTCCATTGGTGGAACGTGCCCGCGCTGAGAAAAAAGAAAAAGGGGAAAAAAGTTTTAGAAAAAAGACGGAAGGAAAAACGCGTGGATTCAGGGCTGATAAAAAGAAAGCGGCTCCATTAGAAAGAACTGGAAAACGCAAAAGGAAAAAGATCAGATAG
- a CDS encoding HU family DNA-binding protein produces MNKGDLVNQIAEQADISKSKAQTALNTILDSTGEALKNGEKVTLVGFGTFSVNNRAARKGRNPQTGKEINIPAKNVVKFKAGKELSDRV; encoded by the coding sequence ATGAACAAAGGAGATTTAGTAAACCAAATTGCCGAACAGGCCGACATTTCAAAATCCAAGGCACAAACTGCTTTAAACACCATTCTTGATTCAACCGGTGAGGCATTGAAGAATGGAGAAAAGGTAACCTTGGTTGGATTTGGAACTTTTTCAGTTAACAACCGTGCAGCCCGCAAAGGCAGAAATCCCCAAACCGGAAAAGAGATAAATATTCCGGCTAAAAACGTAGTGAAATTTAAAGCCGGGAAAGAATTATCTGACAGGGTTTGA
- a CDS encoding YigZ family protein: MERIPDEYLTIASPAEGYYREKGSKFLAFIQPTEDEESVKEQLDEIKNAHFKSKHVCYASRLGAGGERERAADAGEPANTAGQPILRQLQKHNLTQVLAVVVRYFGGTKLGKGGLINAYRTATEDALSHTTFVSRYVTERIKLSFSYPELDRVMKLLDDAEGEVVGQNFGIDCQMEINIRKGNISLLNNFLENHPEISVLQ, encoded by the coding sequence ATGGAACGGATTCCTGATGAATATTTGACAATTGCTTCGCCTGCCGAAGGTTATTATCGTGAGAAGGGCAGTAAGTTCCTGGCATTTATCCAACCAACAGAGGATGAGGAATCAGTGAAGGAACAGTTGGATGAGATCAAAAATGCGCACTTTAAGTCGAAGCATGTTTGCTATGCTTCCCGGCTGGGAGCTGGCGGAGAACGGGAGCGGGCCGCTGATGCAGGAGAGCCCGCCAACACTGCCGGACAGCCGATTTTGCGGCAGCTTCAAAAACACAATCTTACGCAGGTACTGGCCGTGGTGGTGCGCTACTTTGGCGGTACCAAGCTTGGCAAAGGCGGACTTATAAATGCCTACCGCACCGCCACCGAAGATGCGCTTTCTCACACCACATTTGTATCCCGGTACGTAACTGAGCGGATAAAGCTAAGTTTCAGTTACCCGGAACTTGACCGCGTAATGAAATTGTTAGATGATGCGGAAGGCGAGGTGGTAGGGCAGAATTTTGGCATTGATTGTCAAATGGAAATAAATATCAGGAAAGGAAATATTTCACTTCTAAATAATTTTCTTGAAAATCATCCCGAAATAAGCGTACTGCAATGA
- a CDS encoding cytochrome c has product MNKKRWLTAVALVLLSVQCHFESRNQGEQLYSIYCQNCHGSEGEGLRQLIPPLAGADFLQQHQENLPCIIMYGMDGEILVNEKRYNQPMPPNPDLEPIEVANIINYINSAWGNDFGFVPLSEVERQLKNCRE; this is encoded by the coding sequence ATGAATAAAAAACGGTGGCTGACTGCGGTTGCCTTGGTATTGCTTTCGGTTCAATGCCATTTTGAATCACGAAATCAGGGCGAGCAGTTGTATTCCATCTATTGCCAGAATTGCCACGGCTCAGAAGGGGAGGGGCTGAGGCAACTCATCCCACCGCTGGCAGGAGCGGACTTTTTGCAGCAGCACCAGGAGAATTTGCCGTGTATAATAATGTATGGAATGGACGGAGAAATTTTGGTAAACGAAAAGCGCTACAATCAGCCGATGCCTCCCAATCCTGACCTGGAGCCCATTGAGGTGGCCAACATTATCAATTACATTAACAGCGCCTGGGGAAACGATTTTGGATTTGTTCCGCTTTCAGAGGTGGAGAGGCAACTGAAAAATTGCAGAGAATAA